A single genomic interval of Raphanus sativus cultivar WK10039 unplaced genomic scaffold, ASM80110v3 Scaffold2865, whole genome shotgun sequence harbors:
- the LOC130506081 gene encoding probable eukaryotic translation initiation factor 5-2, with translation MALQNIGASNRNDAFYRYKMPKMVTKTEGKGNGIKTNIVNNVEIAKALARPASYTTKYFGCELGAQSKFDEKTGTSLVNGAHSTSKLASLLEAFIKRYVQCYG, from the coding sequence ATGGCGCTCCAGAACATCGGTGCTTCCAACCGTAACGATGCCTTTTACAGGTACAAGATGCCCAAGATGGTCACCAAGACCGAAGGTAAAGGCAACGGCATCAAGACCAACATTGTCAACAACGTTGAGATTGCAAAGGCTTTAGCGAGGCCTGCTTCTTACACGACCAAGTACTTTGGGTGTGAGCTTGGAGCTCAGTCCAAGTTTGATGAGAAGACTGGGACTTCGCTTGTGAATGGTGCTCATAGTACCTCTAAGCTTGCGTCTCTTCTCGAGGCGTTTATCAAGAGGTATGTTCAGTGCTATGG